The Punica granatum isolate Tunisia-2019 chromosome 4, ASM765513v2, whole genome shotgun sequence sequence TTCCCTCTAAGCAAGTCAACAAGGTAGTGAAAGCATATGGTATCTGCTTCGTCCCtaggttttcttcctttttattacaagtcttaatttattttttgtttttgcattcaatttttcctttctgtttaagaagcaattttttttttttttcaagtccaaTTTTAGTTTGAACTTGTGCCTTTCCGCTCTTCTCGTTATAGTGAGTTCATTGAGTCGGCACATCCCGGGCTCATCACCCAAGTGACGGGTTTTAAAGGGACCCCTACGAACTCTTCCTCACTCTAACATTCAAGTTATGATACTCATAACTCAATTCTTGAGTCATTGGAGTAAAGGCTatgcttgctttttttttttgaatgctcactaacacttttcagacttcttttataggaatcactaagtacaaagcttcttctacctctttcactaaatgttaaagtgctattagaataattaaaaagaggatATACTAACTAACTTTGCTTAGAAGTAGAcctgtttatttttcacttaaggACTTGACCGACTcttaaacttcaaactctagggctaaaaactaggtaaatttgatttctaaagatttgactaattaattttaactaagtacaaaaatcacaaCAGTGGTGAGTAGGGCGCCTAAGtgagtcaatttttttcaaacaattccTGAACAAATGCTATCAACAGTATTCTTCGTACAATCTCtagatttcaataattaaaaaaaattaaaaaaaaaaaaaaaaaaaaagaatttggccTAACAATTGCCAGATAACTTAAggacaattataattcaaggTGACAGGGAAGTATAACTATTTATCAACAAAGACAGGCATCAGATGTCAtgagtaacaaattaaatcacaGAATTCAGACATCAACACTATACTCAATTTTATACTCCATCTGTTTAGTATCTCCCTTCCCCACACTTAGATTAAACAGTGTCCTCACTGTTCCTAATGTAGCTCTAgtaaaacgaaaataaaaataaagaacataagAGAAAAGAGATACTAGTACTTCCCcggtttcgaaaaattaagttgaagCAATTGGAGTTCCAACTGGTATAGCAATAGAGAGAGTCAGCAGTTGTTATCCACCCTGGcttcaaaaacaaaagaaaacaacaaaaagaacaaaaatagcagataatccatcttaactaaaacaatcaaatagcAAATATCCCAAGTCTACCCAATGAGTGGGTGCTTGATAAAGTACAAACCAAcagcaaatcaaaataaaacaaatgaagcaaaagaattgagaGCCAACAGGGACTTTAGCTCTCAGACATGGGCTGCCTCCCATGAAGCACTTAGTTTATAGTCGCTAGTTCGACTTTTCCAATTCTTCAACCGAATTTGCTAGATCCACCGTAGTGGCATCACCATCAATATTTTCCCCTTCAAAGTAATGCTTGAGAAGATGACCGTTTACTTTAAAAGTGCGGTCATCTTCTGACTTCAGCTCAACTGCACCATAGGGAAAAACATTAGAAATAACAAATGGTCCAGACCATCGAGATTTTAACTTACCTGGGAACAACTTCAAGCGAGAGTTGTATAATAGGACTTTCTGACCAGGCAAAAACTCTCGCTTTAGGATGTTCCTATCATGCCATCGCTTGGCTCGCTCCTTGTATATCCTAGCATTTTCATATGCTTCCTCTCTCATCTCAGCCATCTGATTCAATTGGAGCAATCTCTTTTCACCTGCAGCTTGTAAATCAAAGTTAAGGTATTTTATGGCCCAATATGCTTTGTGCTCAAGCTCTACTGGTAGGTGACATGATTTACCATAAACAATCTTGTATGGGGACATTCCTATGGGGGTTTTGAAAGCTGTCCTGTAAGCCCACAATGCATCATCAAGTTTTAAAGACCAATCTTTCCTAGATGCATTGACTGTTTTCTCTAAGATACGCTTTATTTCCCTATTGGACACCTCAACCTGTCCACAAGTCTGTGGATGATAAGGGGTGGCAATTTTATGAGTAActccatattttgataataatttttcaaattgctGATTGCAAAAATGTGATCCCCCATCACTTATAATGGCTCTAGGTACCCCAAATCTTGAAAAgatgttctttttcaaaaatctgaTTACAACTCTGGCATCATTACTTTGTAGAGCAACTGCTTCTACCCATTTTGAAACATAATCAACAGCcacaagaatatatttatttgaaaaagaagagggaaaaggacCCATAAAGTCTATTCCCCACACATCAAAAagctcaattacaagaatgctATTTTGTGGTACTTCATGTCTCCTAGAAATATTGCCAGTTCTTTGGCATGGAGCACAAGACATAATGTAATTCCTGCAATCATGAAATACTCTAGGCCAATAAAATCCACAAGATAAGATCTTAGTTGCAGTTCTttccacaccaaagtggcctcctgCTTCCTTAGAATGACAGTGTTGTATTATGCTAAGTTGTTCAGTTTCAGGCACACAGCGTCTAATTACTTGGTCAGCACAATATTTAAACAGATATGGTTCATCCCAAAAATAGTATTTCACATCatgcaaaaatttctttttctgttgagATGACAAACCATATGGTGTGATGTTGCTAACCATGTAATTGACTATATCAGCATACCAAGGTAATCCTTGGATTTCTGCTACATGCAATTGTTCATCAGGGAACTTTTCATTAATGGGTGAATCTAAACAATCAGATTCCAAACGGGATAAGTGATCAGCCACTACATTTTCAGTTCCCTTTGTGTCTCTAATTTCCAGGTCAAATTCTTGTAGCAGTAGAATCCAACGAATTAGCCTAGGTTTAGCATCAGCTTTggcaaacaaatatttcagggcAGCATGGTCTGTGTATACTATGATCTTAGAACCTATCAGATAAGGCCGAAACTTGTCACATGCAAATATGACTGCTAAAAGCTCCTTTTCAGTTGTGGCATAGTTCTTTTGGGCCTCATTTAAAGTTCTACTAGCATAGTATATTGCATGAAATACCTTACCTCTCCTTTGCCCAAGTACTGCTCCTACAGCATAGTCGCTGGCATCACACATCAGCTCAAACGGAAGCTCCCAATTAGGTGCAACGATCACTGGTGCAGAAGTGAGTTTCtccttcaataaattgaatgcctgcaaacaattgtcattaaaaacaaaagcagaatctttttcaagtaaattacaaagaggtctagagattttagaaaagtcctTGATAAATCTCCTGTAGAAGCCAGcatgtcctaagaagctccttactcCTTTTGTTGAAGTGGGTGGTGGCAACTTCTCTATTATCTCCACTTTTGCTCGATCAACTTCAATCCCTTTCTTTGACACCTTGTGACCTAAGACTATACCCTCTCTTACCATAAAATGACATTTCTCCCAGTTCATAAGCAGATTAGTCTCCTTACATCTTTTAAGCACACAGCCTAAATTTGTCAGACAagattcaaatgacttcccaaaaacagagaaatcatccataaatatttcaataaaattctctaaCATGTCAGAAAATATAGACATCATGCACCTCTGGAAAGTGGCAGGTGCATTacagagaccgaaaggcattctCCTAAAGGCAAAAGTGCCATAAGGACAAGTAAATGTGGTTTTCTCCTGGTCCTCGGGTGCTatatgaatctgattgtaaccAGAATAACCAtctagaaaacaataataatcatgccCTGCAAGTTTTTCTAGCATCTGATCAATGAAGGGGAGGGGGAAATGGTCTTTACGGGTAGCATCATTTAGTTTCCTGTAATCTATACAAACTCTCCACCCAGTCACAGTACGAGTCGGGATTAATTTATTGACCTCATTTTTAACCACAGTCATACCACCCTTTTTGGGCACTACTTGAACAGGACTAACCCATTTACTATCTGAGATAGGATAGATAATACCTGCATCCAACAGTTTAAGCACTTCTTTCTTCACTACCTCTTTGAGAGTTGGGTTAAGTCGCCTCTGTGGTTGCACTATGGGTTTGCACTCAACTTCCAACATTATCCTGTGAGTGCAAATCAAAGGGCTGATCCCTTTGATATCTGCAATAGTCCATCCTATTGCCTCCTTGTGCTCTCTCAACACGCTTAGGAGCTGTTGCTCCTGATCACCtgtcaaggaagaagagataattattGGCAAAGTATCATCTATTCCAAGATAGGCATATTTTAAATGGCTAGGCAATGGTTTAAGTTCTAGCACCGGGGACTGTGTCAAAGATGATACTGGTTTTGTCGCACTAGTGCCCAGCTCCTCATAGTAGCGAGCCTTGATTTCTGATACCTTCTCCACagattcttcctcatgctcatcatcatcactccaATCGTCCAGATCCCTAAGGACTGATTCCATTGTATCCACACCTGCTTTCTCCTCCACAGACTCAGAGATAAGCtcatcaataatatcaatggtgtaacatgatttgccatcatcaaatttctttatggcgtcataaacattaaaagttatttgttcATTCATAACTCTTAAAGTGAGCTTACCTTGTTCCACATCTATTAATGCTTTACCTGTCGCAAGGAACGGTCTGCCAAGGATCATGGGCACCTCTCTgtcctcctccatctccaagACTATGAAGTCGACtggaaatatgaatttgtctACCTTCACCAGGACATTCTCAACAATACCCTTTGGATATTTGATACTCCTGTCAGCAAGTTGCAAGGTAATATGAGTTTTCttgcattctccaagtccaagtttcctgaaaatagacagaggcattaaatttatacttgcaCCTGAATCAATAAGAACgttctcaaaatgaaaattccctATAGTACAAGGAACAGTGAAACTCCCCTGATCTCTTTGTTTGCGTGGTAAGTTAGGCAAGTCCTTTTGGAGAATCATAGAACACTCTCCTGTAAGCATCACAGGCTCACTCCCATCAAACTTCCTCTTTTTAGTGAGCAGATCCTTCATGAATCTAGCATATGAAGACATCTGCTGGAGTGCTTCTGCAAATGGAATGTTGATTTGCAGCTTTTTAAAAACATCTAGGAATTTAGCAAATTGGGCGTCCAACTGTTGTTGCTTCAATCTTCCTGGAAAAGGGACAGGAGGAACATACGGTTTCACCCCTAGTGACTTCTGCCTTGGTTCCTCCACCTTTTGCTTACCTTTGTCTTTCTCCGGACTCTCCTCCTGAGTTTGAGCTTTTCTATTGACTATTTCCAATTCCTTGCCACTCCTCAGCATTATAGCATTGACACCCTTGGGGTTCTCTTCAGTGTTGCTGGGTAAAGACCCTGATGGTCTATTACTCAATTGCTGAGAAATCTGACTAATCTGACCCTCTAGGTTTCGAATAGTGGCTTGTTGATTCTGTAGCATGGTGTCAGTCTTTTGCATATAGCTCAACATGAGCTCTTCCATTCTCGACTGACTTTGCTGAGGTGGAGCATTCTGAGCAGGGCCTTGCTTTTGGAATCCAGGTGGCGGTTTAAGTGCATTATTCTCAttcctccatgagaaattAGGATGATTACGCCACCCGGGATTGTAAGTGTTCGAATAAGGCCCTTGATTACTCCGTTGGAAGTTGTTGACAAAGTTCACTTGCTCTCCATTGGGTGAAGCCGAGGGATTTccagacatgcattcaagaGTCGAATGTGGTCCTGAACACAACTCACAAAAAGCAACCTGATTAGTATTAAAAGAATGTGCTGAGGTGAGTTTACTTACCTGGGTAGTGAGAGCTGAAATCTGGGTTGTCAAATTAGCAATAGTGTCCATGTCATTGACTGATGCCACTCttgatttacttctttcattCTGCCAATTATGTGCACTGGAGGCCATCTCTTCTATCAAAGCACTTGCTTCATCATAATTCTTACCCATCAGTGCGCCTCCTGCTGCAGCGTCTACTAGAGACCTCAATGTATCATCCAGGCTAAGATAGAAGACCTCAATTAGGAGATTATCTGGCAATCCGTGATGTGGGCACTTTCTGATTGCCtccttgaatctctcccatgcCTCATAAAGTGATTCACCATTGAACTTGGTGAAGTTAGTGATTTCGTTCCTCAATCTTGCAGTCCTAGCTGGTGGGAAAAATCTCCTGAGAAACTTAGATGAAAGGTCGGCCCAGGTGGTGATGGACTCTTGTGGCAGTGAATTGAACCAGGCTCTCGCTTTATCCCTAAGCGAGAAAGGAAAAGCTGTAATCTAATAACATCATCAGTGACATTATTCATCTTTACCGTGTTACAGTATTGGAGGAATCCTGCAATATGCTCATCAGGACTCTCGTTGGGATATCCTCCAAACTGATTTGATTGAACCATCTGGATGAGTGCTGGCTTCAGTTCAAAGTTATTAGCTGGAATAGTGGGCCTTCTGATCGCAGAACCCATAATAGTAGGTACTGCATAGTCTCGAAGTGCTCTGGCAGCACCCTGTATTTGGCGGTTGATGTCATCATCTGCCATCTCAACTACCTGcaattcttcccttcttctgttCTCTCTTCTCAACCGATGCAAGGTGCGCTCTATCTCAGGATCTAATGGTAGAAGTTCAGCACTTCTACTCCTGCGCATAGAATACCTGCaaagagaacaagaaataAACACACAGTAAAGTGCGCCTAAATTAACAATAGAACTAAAGGTGGTCTAATATTAAGTTAATCCCCGGCAACGGCGCCAAAAACTTGATccctttgcaaatatatataaaaataagctcaaattctaccagcaagtgtactgggtcagatcaagtaatatagtgatgaatagagtgtcgatcccacaaggattaattaagtactaaacctatattagattctattattatctaagcaatcaaattaagagaattaactaattaactactaatcaacctaaatcgtcacaaagagcagaaagagaattgtacgaaaatatatcaattgaaagtgggaaaaacagaatccaccctagtttcactaatcagattgccatcatgttatatagactgatagctatgtgattattcaagtgagtttatcaagcctttaaaattaaagtcttaaacctctaattaatcaatcagctcccgcatctctaattaatagtggactctaaattataatcatacaccttccagtgctatgattgtctaatgccctaaattaattatccctaatgtcttagcgaataactaactagaaacattgcattaatccctggataatctctaattaaactaattaacgcagctatcgcatttaactaattagtctaatcaagaattcctaacaaacactatatcaactcccgtatcaatagtgtttctaacaattataaccaattaagaattaaaattgaaattataggaattgcaatcatgaatcatcaacacatctattaatcctataacatggcgacaatcatcatattagctacctagggtttcatcatattcccacaaaagaagcttagaatatcatggaattgaaaacacaattataattccaaggagtcattgcaatagaattcatattcagcagtaaactcaagatattgaatcctaaaacaaaaacccaacaattcctttaaggaattatctcttccacaattcttcgcttcaaatcaattgatccaggtgacggctccagacaagaccctctccaaaaactctctaggttaaaagaatggtgaaagatggctccccccctagggtttcctaatcttgttatgaggagtatttatatccacaacaaaaaaaaaaagatttccgaaagatatatgctggctccaaattgcgcaaaactcctcaatattgctcgtaattccatctaagtcctcaaagacctacaatatcaaattacacataattaagcaccgacttcttataatttctataaaattaataataatttaacatgaattgcacaataaaatatgagtataatatgcccttatcacTTGTGCGCCGTGCCAAATCTTAAACCGGACCATTCTTGGAGATCTAACTCATTCACATCCTCATACACTCCCTAGGGGTCCTCTCGGAGGAAGAAGCCATCAAGCAACCCATTAAAACCCACTCAAACTCAAGCTTTTCCAAACCGGATTAAAAAAAGACAGTTTTGAACTTACCGGGTTTTCTTGTCTTTTCAAGTTAACGCAGGTTCTTGCACGTCATGAGCCACCCGTAGTCACCTCCAGTACCCTTTAGGGAGGTGTCATAGCCCGGGCCAGCTCGTGCAACCATTCCGAGCCACCGGTGCAAGCTAGCCAAAATCGGGTGCCTCATCGGGTGAATAGTACCGCCCAGGCATCTGAACTCCAGCAAGCTTTCTCCAATCGTTTTTCCGAGTTGTCCTCGACcctcgaggctaggtataaccatcTTCAACTTAGAGAAATTAAGACTTTTACATtatctttgcgtttgtggggttATAAGGCGGTTCAAGACCGATTTACATgcaagtttgtattttttataaaatttcataatatatcatgcatgtttatcctcgatttacgtgctagcatgtcgggaaacatttgAATCGTTGTCAAGAAGACCATTCCGATCCAAAAggagcaaaagagctctcgggtttacCTCCAAgagaggtgaccgaatgctttCCTACTCTTTTTGGGCAAGGAACGGTCTTCTTATCTCGATTCAAGTTTGATTCTCGAGTTTCATTATGTTTTCCCGCATTCATGAAGtcagtattgttttatcgattccttaaataacatgtttgtgcatgtttgcgtGTTTAAATGTGTTATCAAATCATGACAATACCGACTTCTGTCAAAATACGTGCTATTTATtgtgtttgttgtttgagcatgcgagaaaagATTTAAAACAGGACAAGGAAACTCCTTAGAACCCGATTCGGGTCAGGAGACTTCTCGGTCATCCTTTAAGGGAAGAGGCCAAGAGCCTCTTGAAGCAATTCGGACAGGAGCGTCGGATGAAACGAATGGAAGAGATGATGAATCCTCTCCAAGAAAGTGACTCTCGTTATGACACGAGTTACTTGGACCTGAATCTCTTTCCAGACATGAGGCTGTCTCCAAAGATCAAGATTCTCGACTTCGACAAGTATGACGGGACCACGGACCCAAAGCCACATCTGCAAGGCTATCGGAACCACATGATGCCGAACTGGGGCTATGAGCAGTTTATGATTCAGACTTTTCAGGAAAGTCTGAAAAGAGTAGCACTCAGTTGGTTCAGCTCTCTCAAAGCGACGGACATTCCCACCTGGGATTAACTCGCTAAGAAGTTCATGTCCCAGTATGGCTACAATACTAGCATAGCTCCGTCCTATCTTGAGTTAAGCGTCATGGAAATGCAAGAGGAGCAATCCTTTGAGGACTATGCTACTCAATGGCGTGTCGAGGCGGCCAAGCACCATCCTCCAATTGACGAAGCGGAACAGATCCAGAACTTTCATGGAACCCTCAAGGGCGCATATTACTCGCATCTCCTGGGACACATGTCGTCTTTTAACACGATGATAAAGGCTGGCAAGAAGGTTAGCCTTGGGATTAAACTGGGAAGGATTAACCATCCAGTCAGAAAAGGAGAGGGCGAATCCTCTAAGAAGACAGTCGTCACTGCTGCTTCCTCCCACAACAGGAAAGGCAAAGACGCTAATGTTAGTGTGGTGAACCTGGGGCACCCCGGCCATCAACAATATGCAGTTAATGTCGCTTCGTTTTTTCCACTACCATACCATCTTGCTCCACAGCAACAATACCCAGCTCAACCGATTTACTACTCGGCTCCTCCAGCCTACGCATCTCTTCAAGCCCCGCAGTCTTTtgggcagcaatatactccgGCCTTTCAAGTGCAATCAAgtagacccccggcttcgagaactcctcaaCCGGCCCAGCGAGCCCTAACACCGCCAACTCAGCAGGGTAACATAGGCCAGGTCAGGCCTCGACCTCAGTATCCACCTTTTCCTGTTCCTCAGTCACACATATTTCATTAACTTCTGGCAGTCAGAAATATCAACCCGGAAGCCCCCAACAGGAAAGGCAAAGACGCTAATGTTAGTGTGGTGAACCTAGGGCACCCTGGCCATCAACAATATGCAGTTAATGTCGCTTCGTTTTTTCCACTACCATACCATCTTGCTCCACAGCAACAATACCCAGTTCAACCGATTTACTACTCGGCTCCTCCTGCCTACGCATCTCTTCAAGCCTCGCAGTCTTTtgggcagcaatatactccgGCTTTTCAAGTGCAATCAAgtagacccccggcttcgagaactcctcagccggcCCAGCGAGCCCCAACACCGCCAACCGAGCAGGGTAACATAGGCCAGGTCAGGCCTCGACCTCAGTATCCACCTTGTCCTGTTCCTCAGTCACACATATTTCATTAACTTCTCGCAGTCAGAAAGATCAACCCGAAAGCCCCCAACGAGAATTTCAATCCTGCAAATCAGGACCAGAACCTTCGTTGTGAATACTACATGGGTGCTCCAGGACACCCAACCGATAATTGTTACACCCTTAGGGACAAGCTGCAGGCACTCATCGATAAGAAGTTGCTCTCATTCAACGAGGTGAAGCCACCAAACGTCTAGGTCAATCCTCTCCCTGACCACAGCTCCAGCTCAGGCTCGACTATCAACATGATTGGCGCCTATCTTCTTGGAAAAGGCGAAACTAAGGAAGAGTTGATGGCCTCCCCCACGAGTCTActtgtgtatatattattcCCCGCTTGTCAACAAAGCTATAAGCCATACAACGGAAGAGGGATCGTTTTGTTATAGCACTAactttaataaaatcccttGCACATATTGTGAATTCTTGTGTCCACGATTCTTGT is a genomic window containing:
- the LOC116204412 gene encoding uncharacterized protein LOC116204412, whose protein sequence is MRRSRSAELLPLDPEIERTLHRLRRENRRREELQVVEMADDDINRQIQGAARALRDYAVPTIMGSAIRRPTIPANNFELKPALIQMVQSNQFGGYPNESPDEHIAGFLQYSFPFSLRDKARAWFNSLPQESITTWADLSSKFLRRFFPPARTARLRNEITNFTKFNGESLYEAWERFKEAIRKCPHHGLPDNLLIEVFYLSLDDTLRSLVDAAAGGALMGKNYDEASALIEEMASSAHNWQNERSKSRVASVNDMDTIANLTTQISALTTQVAFCELCSGPHSTLECMSGNPSASPNGEQVNFVNNFQRSNQGPYSNTYNPGWRNHPNFSWRNENNALKPPPGFQKQGPAQNAPPQQSQSRMEELMLSYMQKTDTMLQNQQATIRNLEGQISQISQQLSNRPSGSLPSNTEENPKGVNAIMLRSGKELEIVNRKAQTQEESPEKDKGKQKVEEPRQKSLGVKPYVPPVPFPGRLKQQQLDAQFAKFLDVFKKLQINIPFAEALQQMSSYARFMKDLLTKKRKFDGSEPVMLTGECSMILQKDLPNLPRKQRDQGSFTVPCTIGNFHFENVLIDSGARVSNIQRVLLRMSW